In one Candidatus Nitronereus thalassa genomic region, the following are encoded:
- a CDS encoding glutamine--tRNA ligase/YqeY domain fusion protein has product MEELKADSPKDFIRTIVAHDVETKKFDAEVRTRFPPEPNGYLHIGHAKSMCLNFGVAEEFPGGLCNLRFDDTNPTKENVEYVASIQADVQWLGFDWGSRLYYASDYFERLYDYAVFLIKQGQAYVDSLNADQIREHRGTLTEPGTPSPFRTRSIEENLDLFARMRAGEFPDGAHVLRAKIDMASPNINLRDPILYRIRRAHHHRTGDAWCMYPNYDFAHPLSDSIESITHSLCTLEFEDHRPLYDWVLNACQVERHSQQIEFARLNLTYTLMSKRKLLELVEEGHVSGWDDPRLPTLMGLRRRGYTPESIRAFCDHIGVAKRDSTTEMKLLEHFIREDLNRRAMRVMAVLRPLRLVIENYPEGQVEELMAVNNPEDPTMGKRTVPFSRVLYIEQDDFREDPPKKFFRLAPGQEVRLRYAYIIKCTQVIKDSATGEIQEVHCTYDPETRSGGPQASRKVKGTLHWVSAEHAIQAEVRLYDHLFLVPDPGNDKGGKDYRDHLNPHSMERLSQCYVEPSLGQAKADQHFQFERQGYFCADSVDSSEGRLVFNRTVALRDSWSKIEKEK; this is encoded by the coding sequence TGGACATGCCAAATCCATGTGTCTGAATTTTGGGGTAGCGGAAGAGTTTCCAGGTGGCCTCTGCAATTTACGGTTTGATGACACCAATCCCACCAAAGAGAATGTGGAATATGTCGCATCCATTCAAGCGGATGTTCAATGGCTCGGGTTTGATTGGGGTAGTCGTTTGTACTACGCCTCGGATTATTTCGAGCGCTTGTATGATTACGCGGTGTTCTTAATCAAACAAGGTCAAGCCTATGTGGACAGCTTGAATGCCGACCAAATTCGAGAACATCGGGGCACGTTAACGGAGCCGGGAACGCCCAGTCCGTTTCGCACCCGTTCGATTGAAGAAAATCTCGACTTGTTTGCCCGAATGCGCGCTGGCGAGTTTCCCGATGGCGCGCATGTACTCCGGGCAAAAATTGATATGGCCTCCCCCAATATTAATCTTCGAGATCCGATTTTGTATCGTATTCGCCGTGCTCATCATCATCGAACCGGAGATGCATGGTGTATGTATCCCAATTACGACTTTGCTCATCCACTATCTGATTCCATCGAAAGCATTACACATTCGTTATGTACCTTGGAGTTTGAAGATCATCGACCTTTGTACGATTGGGTCCTTAATGCCTGTCAGGTCGAGCGGCATTCGCAACAAATTGAATTTGCTCGATTGAATCTCACCTATACGCTTATGAGTAAACGCAAATTATTAGAATTGGTGGAAGAGGGCCATGTTTCAGGATGGGATGATCCACGTTTGCCCACCCTGATGGGACTTCGAAGACGAGGGTATACTCCGGAATCCATTCGAGCCTTTTGTGACCATATCGGTGTGGCGAAGCGGGACAGCACGACTGAAATGAAATTGCTTGAGCATTTCATCCGTGAGGATTTGAATAGACGCGCCATGCGAGTCATGGCGGTGCTACGCCCGCTACGATTGGTGATTGAAAATTATCCAGAAGGACAGGTTGAAGAATTGATGGCAGTGAATAATCCTGAAGATCCTACTATGGGGAAGCGCACCGTTCCCTTTTCCAGGGTTTTGTATATTGAGCAGGATGATTTCCGGGAGGATCCACCCAAAAAGTTTTTTCGTTTGGCCCCAGGACAGGAGGTTCGGCTTCGATATGCATATATCATTAAATGTACTCAGGTGATCAAAGATAGTGCGACGGGGGAGATTCAAGAGGTGCATTGCACCTATGACCCCGAAACTCGAAGCGGTGGGCCTCAGGCTTCGCGAAAAGTAAAGGGAACCTTGCATTGGGTTTCCGCCGAGCACGCCATTCAGGCCGAGGTTCGTCTTTATGATCATCTCTTCCTTGTTCCGGACCCTGGAAATGACAAAGGGGGTAAGGATTATCGGGATCATTTGAATCCCCATTCCATGGAGCGGTTATCTCAATGCTATGTGGAACCCAGCCTGGGCCAGGCAAAAGCGGATCAACATTTCCAATTTGAGCGGCAGGGATATTTTTGTGCGGATAGCGTAGATTCGTCAGAGGGCCGCTTGGTGTTTAACCGGACTGTAGCTTTACGGGATTCGTGGAGTAAAATTGAAAAAGAAAAATGA